From a single Nakaseomyces glabratus chromosome F, complete sequence genomic region:
- the MYO2 gene encoding myosin 2 (CAGL0F00671g~Ortholog(s) have actin filament binding, actin-dependent ATPase activity, calmodulin binding, microfilament motor activity) translates to MSFEVGTRCWYPSKELGWIGAEVTKNDLKDGTYHMELALEDGKSVNIETKDLTDESDESLPLLRNPPILEATEDLTSLSYLNEPAVLHAIKQRYSQLNIYTYSGIVLIATNPFDRVDQLYSQDMIQAYAGKQRGEMEPHLFAIAEEAYRLMKDNKENQTIVVSGESGAGKTVSAKYIMRYFASVEEENSMTVQHQVEMSETEQKILATNPIMEAFGNAKTTRNDNSSRFGKYLEILFDKDTSIIGAKIRTYLLERSRLVYQPETERNYHIFYQMMAGLSPKEKAELHLKGAEDYYYMNQGGDVKIEGVDDKQEYNTTVDALTLVGISNETQQHIFKILAALLHIGNIEIKKTRNDASLSSDEENLKIACELLGIDSFNFAKWITKKQIITRSEKIVSNLNYSQALVARDSVAKFIYSALFDWLVENINTVLCNPAVVDKVASFIGVLDIYGFEHFEKNSFEQFCINYANEKLQQEFNQHVFKLEQEEYVKEQIEWSFIEFNDNQPCIDLIENKLGILSLLDEESRLPAGSDESWTQKLYQTLDKPPTNKVFSKPRFGQTKFVVSHYALDVAYDVEGFIEKNRDTVSDGHLEVLKASTNETLINILDTLERNANKLEDAKKAEQESKPAKPGPMRTVQRKPTLGSMFKQSLIELMTTIRSTNAHYIRCIKPNNDKEAWKFDNLMVLSQLRACGVLETIRISCAGFPSRWTFNEFILRYYILLPASEWSFIFTKKDMTEDDVIGLCNKILAVTVKEKEKYQIGNTKIFFKAGMLAFLEKLRSDKMHISSVLIQKNIRAKYYRREFLRIMSAITSLQQRVKGEVRRSIIDREFKNKAATEIQSLLRGYRRRSQILSIISSIRCIQLKVRKELNRKHAQVQHETDAAVAIQSKVRSFKPRKAFLEDRRKTVVVQSLIRRRFAQKKLKQLKADAKSVNHLKEVSYKLENKVVELTQNLAAKVKENKSLSARVVELQTSLEESALLQEELKQIKSKHDAELLEQKDVFAEKGKQIEEELNAANLQVEEYKSKLLDLTQEYEEHKATTKSYLEELEKTKAELIEVQTFNSDLQNEVNSLKEELSRLQTQISLGTVTANVLPQTPSKDIHMQRNVTNGTDIGPGSELNVRPVNSKDAGSVSNMGMDSYASDSNALTQINEELFRLLEDIEVLNNEITDGLLKDFEVPAAGVGMQLSRRDVVYPARILIIILSEMWRFGLTKQSEGFLAQVLTTIQKVVTTLKGNDLIPAGAFWLANVRELYSFVVFAQHSILTEESFKSGMTDDEYKEYVSLVTELKEDFESLSYNIYNIWLKKLQRELQKKAVNAVVLSEALPGFSAGQSGGLLNKIFSSGEEYTMDDILTFFNSIYWSMKSFQIENEVFHKVVTTLLNYVDAICFNDLIMKRNFLSWKRGLQLNYNVTRLEEWCKTHGVPDGTDCLQHLIQTSKLLQVRKYSIEDIDILRGICSSLTPAQLQKLITQYQVADYESPIPQEILKYVADIVKSEASLSASSKAPTHSNDIFITPETGPFNDPFADIETHKFDQVEAYIPAWLVLPTTKRIVELVAQQVSVQESQ, encoded by the coding sequence ATGTCCTTTGAAGTTGGTACCCGTTGTTGGTATCCCAGCAAAGAGCTTGGGTGGATCGGTGCTGAAGTCACTAAGAATGATCTGAAAGACGGCACGTACCACATGGAATTGGCCTTGGAAGACGGTAAATCGGTTAACATCGAGACCAAGGACCTCACGGATGAGAGCGACGAGAGCTTGCCCTTGTTGAGGAATCCACCTATCCTGGAGGCCACTGAGGACCTGACCTCGCTGTCGTACTTGAACGAGCCAGCAGTGCTGCACGCCATCAAGCAGCGGTACTCGCAACTGAACATCTACACGTACTCCGGTATCGTGCTGATCGCCACAAACCCGTTCGACCGCGTCGACCAGCTGTACTCACAGGACATGATCCAGGCCTACGCGGGCAAACAGAGAGGTGAAATGGAACCCCACTTGTTTGCCATTGCAGAAGAAGCCTATAGGCTCATGAAGGACAACAAAGAGAACCAAACAATTGTGGTCAGTGGTGAATCCGGTGCTGGTAAGACCGTCTCCGCTAAGTATATCATGCGTTACTTCGCATCCGTAGAGGAAGAAAACTCCATGACTGTACAGCACCAGGTGGAGATGTCGGAGACTGAACAGAAAATTCTGGCCACGAACCCGATTATGGAAGCCTTCGGTAACGCCAAGACGACTAGAAACGACAACTCGTCCAGATTCGGTAAGTACTTGGAAATTTTGTTCGATAAGGACACATCCATCATTGGTGCAAAAATAAGGACTTACCTGTTGGAGAGATCGAGACTGGTATATCAGCCAGAAACAGAAAGAAACTACCACATCTTTTACCAGATGATGGCCGGTTTGTCCCCGAAGGAGAAAGCTGAACTTCATTTGAAGGGAGCAGAAGACTACTATTATATGAACCAAGGTGGAGACGTCAAGATTGAAGGTGTAGACGACAAACAGGAATATAATACCACGGTTGATGCATTGACTTTGGTGGGCATTTCTAACGAAACACAACAGCATATATTTAAGATCCTGGCGGCCTTGCTTCACATAGGTAATAttgaaatcaagaaaactAGAAACGATGCCTCATTAtcttctgatgaagaaaacttgaaaatagCGTGCGAACTGCTTGGTATTGACTCCTTCAACTTTGCAAAATGGATcacaaagaaacaaattatTACCCGTTCTGAAAAGATTGTCTCTAATTTAAATTACTCTCAAGCTTTGGTTGCCAGAGACTCTGTAGCAAAATTCATTTACTCGGCTCTGTTTGACTGGTTAGTCGAAAATATCAACACTGTTTTATGTAACCCTGCTGTTGTCGATAAAGTTGCGTCTTTCATCGGTGTCCTAGATATTTACGGTTTCGAACATTTTGAGAAAAACTCTTTCGAACAATTCTGTATTAATTACGCTAATGAAAAACTACAACAAGAGTTCAATCAACATGTATTCAAACTAGAACAGGAAGAATATGTGAAAGAACAGATCGAATGGTCTTTTATTGAATTTAATGATAATCAACCATGCATTGATTTGattgaaaacaaattaGGTATCTTGTCTCTTTTAGATGAAGAAAGTAGACTGCCGGCTGGTTCTGATGAATCATGGACGCAGAAATTGTATCAGACACTTGACAAACCTCCAACCAATAAAGttttttcaaaaccaaGATTTGGTCAGACTAAGTTCGTTGTTAGTCATTATGCTCTTGATGTTGCTTATGATGTTGAAGGTTTTATCGAAAAGAACAGAGATACGGTTTCAGATGGTCATCTGGAAGTTCTAAAGGCATCCACGAATGAAACTCTAATTAATATCCTTGACACTCTGGAAAGAAATGCCAATAAATTGGAAGATGCAAAAAAGGCCGAACAAGAAAGCAAACCAGCAAAGCCTGGTCCAATGAGAACAGTACAACGTAAACCCACGTTAGGTTCTATGTTTAAACAATCGCTAATAGAATTGATGACTACTATCAGATCTACAAATGCGCATTACATTAGATGTATTAAGCCTAATAATGACAAAGAAGCCTGGAAGTTTGATAATTTGATGGTTTTATCTCAATTAAGAGCGTGTGGTGTCCTGGAAACTATTCGTATATCTTGTGCTGGTTTCCCTTCGAGATGGACCTTTAATGAGTTTATTTTGAGATACTATATTCTTCTACCAGCATCCGAATGGTCTTTCATCTTTACCAAGAAGGATATGACTGAAGATGATGTCATTGGTCTATGTAATAAAATTCTTGCTGTCACAGTTaaagagaaggaaaaatatcaaatagGTAATACTaagatatttttcaaagctGGTATGTTAGCTTTCCTAGAGAAGTTGAGGAGTGACAAAATGCATATTTCAAGTGTTCTTATACAAAAGAATATCAGAGCTAAATACTACAGAAGAGAATTCTTACGTATTATGTCTGCAATTACTAGTCTTCAACAACGTGTTAAAGGTGAAGTCAGGAGGTCTATTATTGATAGAGAATTTAAGAATAAGGCTGCTACTGAAATTCAGTCATTGCTAAGAGGTTACCGCCGCCGGAGCCAAATTCTATCAATAATAAGCAGTATCAGATGTATACAGCTGAAGGTTAGAAAGGAGCTCAACCGAAAGCACGCTCAAGTTCAGCACGAGACTGATGCTGCAGTTGCTATTCAAAGCAAAGTTAGATCATTCAAGCCTAGAAAGGCCTTCCTTGAGGATAGACGCAAAACTGTTGTTGTTCAATCTTTGattagaagaagatttgctcagaaaaaattaaaacaaCTAAAGGCGGATGCAAAATCCGTTAACCACCTAAAGGAAGTCAGTTATAAACTAGAAAACAAGGTTGTTGAATTAACTCAAAATCTTGCAGCTAAGGTGAAGGAGAATAAATCATTAAGTGCCCGTGTTGTTGAACTTCAAACTAGTTTGGAAGAAAGCGCGCTATTGCAGGAAGAATTAAAACAGATAAAGAGTAAACACGATGCAGAACTACTAGAACAAAAAGACGTATTTGCAGAAAAAGGCAAgcaaattgaagaagagctAAATGCCGCTAATTTACAAGTTGAAGAATACAAATCTAAATTACTAGATTTAACTCAAGAATATGAGGAGCACAAAGCCACTACCAAGTCATATTTGGAAGAACTAGAGAAGACCAAAGCAGAATTAATTGAAGTTCAAACTTTTAACTCAGATCTTCAAAACGAGGTGAACTCTTTGAAGGAAGAACTATCTCGTCTACAAACACAAATATCCTTAGGTACAGTTACAGCAAATGTGTTGCCACAGACACCATCAAAAGATATCCATATGCAACGCAATGTTACCAACGGTACAGATATTGGTCCTGGCTCGGAATTGAATGTCAGACCTGTTAACAGTAAGGATGCTGGAAGCGTATCTAATATGGGTATGGATAGCTATGCGTCTGATTCAAATGCTTTGACACaaataaatgaagaatTGTTCAGGTTGTTAGAAGACATCGAAGTGCTGAATAACGAAATAACAGATGGTTTATTAAAGGACTTCGAAGTCCCAGCTGCCGGTGTTGGTATGCAACTAAGTAGAAGAGATGTTGTCTATCCAGCTAGAATTCTGATTATTATCCTAAGTGAGATGTGGAGATTTGGTTTAACCAAACAGAGTGAAGGATTCCTAGCACAAGTTCTAACTACTATTCAAAAAGTTGTTACAACATTAAAAGGTAATGATCTAATTCCTGCTGGTGCATTCTGGTTGGCAAATGTTAGAGAATTGTACTcctttgttgtttttgCACAGCATTCTATCTTAACAGAAGAGTCATTCAAGAGTGGAATGACTGACGACGAATATAAGGAATATGTCTCTTTGGTAACAGAATTGaaagaagattttgaatCCTTGAGTTACAACATCTACAATATTTGGTTAAAGAAACTTCAGAGAGAGTTACAAAAGAAAGCGGTTAATGCTGTTGTGTTGTCTGAAGCTCTTCCTGGTTTCAGTGCAGGACAATCTGGTGGTTTgttgaataaaatttttaGTTCTGGGGAGGAATATACTATGGATGACATTTTAACATTCTTTAATAGTATTTATTGGTCCATGAAGTCATTCCagattgaaaatgaagtaTTCCATAAAGTAGTTACCACCTTATTGAACTACGTAGATGCTATTTGTTTCAACGATCTCATCATGAAGAGAAACTTCTTATCATGGAAGAGAGGTTTGCAGTTAAACTATAATGTAACAAGGCTGGAGGAATGGTGTAAGACACATGGCGTTCCGGACGGAACTGATTGTTTACAACATTTGATCCAAACATCTAAACTATTACAAGTTCGGAAATACAGCATTGAAGACATTGATATACTACGTGGTATATGTTCTTCCTTAACACCAGCCCAGTTGCAAAAGTTGATTACCCAGTATCAAGTGGCCGACTACGAATCTCCTATCCCTCAAgagattttgaaatatgTTGCTGACATCGTGAAATCTGAAGCATCACTTTCAGCAAGTTCTAAAGCTCCTACTCACAGCAATGACATATTTATTACTCCCGAAACCGGGCCATTCAATGATCCATTTGCTGATATAGAGACGCATAAATTTGATCAAGTTGAAGCATATATTCCGGCTTGGTTGGTTTTACCAACAACCAAAAGAATTGTTGAACTAGTTGCTCAGCAGGTCAGTGTTCAAGAGTCACAGTAA
- the PRO2 gene encoding glutamate-5-semialdehyde dehydrogenase (CAGL0F00693g~Putative gamma-glutamyl phosphate reductase; suppressor mutation (pro2-4) allows inviable gsh1 mutant to grow in the absence of glutathione), producing MSSAEKIAKQARVAGNVLKTISDENRSKILYRIRDALANAKDEIESANKEDLEQARAGGLADSLVKRLDLFKGDKFDVMLQGISDVADLEDPVGKVKMAREIDNGLMLYQVTAPVGVILVIFESRPEVIANITALCIKSGNAGILKGGKESVNTFKAMAKVVNQTIEQYKDETGVPVGAVQLIETRQDVSDLLGQDEYIDLVVPRGSNSLVRQIKDSTKIPVLGHADGICSIYVDRDADLEKAKRIVLDAKTNYPAGCNAMEGLLLNPDFSQWDDVLHHLITEGGVTIHATTDVKEAFLKKLQDSGKLNDDIKAKIVDAKDGDFDKEFLSLDCAVKFIPNTVDAINHINEHSSKHTDAIITESKEDAEKFLKGIDSSGVYWNASTRFADGFRYGFGTEVGISTSKIHARGPVGLDGLVTYQYQIRGDGQVASDYLGAGGNKAFVHKDIDVTNIKL from the coding sequence ATGTCGTCTGCTGAGAAGATTGCTAAACAGGCTCGTGTGGCTGGTAATGTGTTGAAGACTATCTCGGATGAGAACAGGTCGAAGATATTGTACAGGATCCGTGATGCGTTGGCCAATGCGAAGGATGAGATAGAGAGCGCGAACAAGGAGGATTTGGAGCAGGCCAGGGCTGGTGGTTTGGCTGACTCTCTAGTGAAGAGGCTAGACCTTTTCAAAGGTGACAAGTTCGATGTGATGTTGCAAGGGATAAGCGATGTCGCTGACTTAGAGGACCCAGTAGGGAAGGTTAAGATGGCTAGAGAGATCGACAACGGTTTGATGCTATACCAAGTGACCGCACCAGTGGGTGTCATCCTTGTCATCTTCGAGTCCCGTCCAGAAGTTATCGCCAACATCACCGCGTTGTGTATCAAGTCCGGTAACGCGGGTATCTTGAAAGGTGGCAAAGAGTCCGTCAATACATTCAAGGCAATGGCTAAAGTTGTCAACCAAACTATCGAGCAGTACAAGGACGAAACCGGTGTTCCAGTGGGCGCTGTCCAACTGATCGAGACCAGACAAGACGTGTCCGATTTGCTGGGCCAAGACGAGTACATCGATCTAGTTGTCCCTCGTGGATCCAACAGTTTGGTCAGACAAATCAAAGATAGCACAAAGATCCCTGTCTTGGGCCATGCTGATGGTATCTGCTCCATTTACGTGGATAGAGACGCTGATCTGGAGAAGGCTAAACGTATTGTACTAGATGCAAAGACTAATTACCCAGCTGGTTGTAATGCTATGGAAGGTCTACTTTTGAACCCAGACTTCTCACAATGGGATGATGTCCTGCACCATTTGATAACCGAAGGTGGTGTCACAATTCATGCAACTACTGATGTCAAGGAAgcatttttgaagaaactaCAGGATTCAGGTAAACTAAATGATGATATTAAGGCTAAAATTGTAGATGCCAAGGATGGTGACTTTGACAAGGAATTTTTGTCTCTAGACTGCGCTGTTAAATTTATCCCAAACACAGTTGATGCTATAAATCACATCAATGAACACTCTTCAAAACATACAGATGCTATTATCACAGAAAGTAAGGAAGATGCggaaaaatttttgaaaggtATTGACTCATCAGGTGTATACTGGAACGCTTCTACAAGATTTGCAGACGGTTTCAGATACGGTTTTGGTACGGAAGTTGGTATTTCTACTTCAAAGATTCATGCTCGTGGTCCTGTGGGTCTTGATGGATTAGTAACTTACCAATACCAAATTAGAGGTGACGGTCAAGTTGCTTCCGATTATTTGGGTGCTGGTGGTAACAAGGCCTTTGTTCATAAAGACATTGATGTGACCAACATCAAATTATGA
- a CDS encoding 66S preribosome component MAK16 (CAGL0F00715g~Protein of unknown function), with protein MNVSDDLIWDIINHGFCATKIKTKVGQTFDRDPYNVTGLFTRQSCPLANSKYATVREYGDKGRLYLCIKTPERAHTPAKMWQRIRLSNNYSKALKQIDEHLMYWNKFFLHRCKQRYVKLSQIKLVERRQLKLQMNGEQKRLVGIAPKVKRREMNRERKALVAAKIEESISKELLNRLKSGAYSNADKTLTPLNVDENIWNKIMGKLGEEDMEGVSADEEEEESDVEREIEYIEDTEEEEEVDLDNLEKWLEDKSDHSDKDEDDSDFSSTDDEGDDDESYQRKLKDIKKKSIEVELEFENENEQQQSTVSN; from the coding sequence ATGAATGTTTCCGATGATTTAATTTGGGATATTATTAATCATGGCTTTTGTGCTACTAAGATTAAGACTAAAGTGGGACAAACGTTTGACAGGGATCCCTATAATGTTACTGGGCTATTTACTAGGCAATCATGCCCGTTGGCCAACTCCAAGTATGCCACTGTAAGGGAATATGGCGATAAAGGTAGGTTATACCTATGCATAAAAACTCCGGAAAGGGCACATACCCCGGCTAAAATGTGGCAAAGAATACGTCTCTCCAACAACTACTCAAAAGCCCTTAAACAGATCGATGAGCATTTAATGTATTGGAATAAGTTCTTCTTACATCGTTGTAAACAGAGATATGTGAAATTATCTCAAATTAAACTGGTAGAGAGAAGACAGTTGAAGTTACAGATGAATGGAGAACAGAAGAGACTAGTTGGCATTGCGCCAAAGGTCAAAAGACGTGAGATGAATAGGGAAAGAAAGGCATTAGTGGCAGCTAAGATTGAGGAAAGTATCTCTAAAGAGCTTTTGAACCGTTTAAAAAGTGGCGCTTATTCTAATGCTGATAAAACTCTGACACCTCTTAatgttgatgaaaatatatGGAATAAGATCATGGGTAAACTTGGGGAGGAAGACATGGAAGGCGTCTCtgcagatgaagaagaggaagaaagTGATGTTGAAAGAGAGATCGAATACATTGAAGatactgaagaagaggaagaagttGATTTGGATAACTTAGAAAAATGGTTGGAAGACAAATCCGATCACTCAGACAAAGACGAAGATGACTCAGATTTCTCGTCAACTGACGATGAAggagatgatgatgagaGCTACCAAAGGAAATTGAAGgatatcaaaaagaaaagtattGAAGTTGAGCTTGAATTCGAAAATGAGAATGAACAACAGCAATCAACTGTCTCCAACTAA